A genome region from Paramisgurnus dabryanus chromosome 12, PD_genome_1.1, whole genome shotgun sequence includes the following:
- the katnbl1 gene encoding KATNB1-like protein 1 — protein sequence MATGSHVGSNAEIHRLKQAQPHDFLKHMVYSGDEKNMKEVDYLLKDETDQERFPVGRCVHKYSKVKRVVVSKKKTRHCGVGPGACRRSPTASRTSDMANKENELTCSSDVQAILYSDNCGFTVNSTETSKMAGAGSKYSDCFTELSKDHEAMTHVLFGRNLRLNVALTLWRKNASELVAYLNRIQDTGVLVDCLPILTKSLQEEKPCISIGCCVDLLPLVKMILNSKYEEHLIVALHWVQSVIKKWWSELSANNKNMHDGRLSDRNVQAMKTLLFELWEGKSQLSSVPGTVGETAKIIESFLTQMR from the exons ATGGCCACTGGAAGTCATGTTGGAAGTAATGCAGAAATCCACAGGCTCAAACAGGCCCAGCCTCATGATTTTCTCAAACATATGGTTTATTCTGGAGATGAGAAGAATATGAAGGAG GTGGATTATTTACTTAAGGACGAAACAGATCAAGAGAg ATTTCCAGTGGGCCGTTGTGTGCACAAATACAGCAAAGTAAAACGAGTGGTGGTTAGCAAGAAGAAAACACGTCACTGCGGGGTGGGACCGGGAGCATGTCGCAGATCCCCCACGGCAAGCAGGACGTCTGACATGGCAAACAAAGAAAATGAACTGACCTGCTCTAGTGACGTGCAGGCTATTCTTTACAGTGACAACTGTGGGTTTACTGTGAACTCAACAGAGACCTCAAAGATGGCAGGAGCTGGCTCCAAGTACAGTGACTGTTTTACTGAG TTATCGAAGGACCATGAAGCAATGACTCATGTGCTCTTTGGAAGGAATCTCAGGCTTAATGTTGCTTTGACGCTTTGGCGAAAAAACGCAAGTGAACTAGTGGCATACCTGAACAG aaTACAAGACACGGGTGTGCTTGTTGACTGTTTGCCCATACTTACTAAAAG TCTTCAGGAAGAGAAGCCGTGCATTTCTATTGGCTGTTGTGTTGATCTTTTACCACTAGTGAAAATGATTCTTAACTCTAAATATGAAGA ACACCTCATCGTAGCTTTACACTGGGTTCAATCTGTCATTAAAAAATGGTGGTCTGAGCTCTCggcaaacaacaaaaacatgcACGATGGCCGTTTAAGTGACAG GAATGTTCAGGCAATGAAGACATTGCTGTTTGAACTGTGGGAGGGAAAGAGTCAGTTAAGCTCAGTACCAGGAACTGTAGGAGAAACGGCAAAG ATCATAGAGTCTTTCCTGACACAAATGCGCTGA